atttgtaacaattatatattaatcCAGCTATCAACATATTGATAATTATGTCCTCCGACGACTCAAAAATCGCGATCCAACTATTTGATAAGTCGCAGTCTCTTATGTGAGTgacccataggttctattctatctagTTTTGATCACCATCACTAATATCATTAAAACTCTTTTTAGTGggtcggaacaattccaactcagcccatgagaattatcgatcatgcAGATAATTTTCATAAGTCTCACAATGTCATGCCTCGTGACCCGGCAATTTGGTCGGATCCGGGCACGTCAATCAGACGCCAAACGGAGAGCACCTCCTCTattcgcccaaggctaaacaacagcaatcatgtacaagagttgccCAGAAAAACTCATTAAACATACATGATCAGTACGAAGCACCACAAATGCTAACAAGTAAGGACAAGAACCACAAGTacacatacaagtgaataaagagagataattctagctattacaagcattcaaccgTTAATCCACActgattacatttacatctcccaaaatgtaatacaagttcatctccaaaatacataagtaACTCTCCGACATCTCACCAAAATATACATCATCatctatgtacacgagggtactctaaatGCAAGTagggaaagctactaactaaattagggcgctatgcccttacttgttagcacttgtggtgcttcgtaCTGATCATGTATATTTAATAAGTTTTCCTGggcaactcttgtacatgattgctgttgtttagccttgggcggacagggaaagtgctgtccgttcggcatctgatCGACGTAcccaaatccgaccaaattggcaggTCGCAGGGCGTGACACACAATCCACCAATGATGCCTAACAGTATGTAGTGGGATTATaatagaatggaatactgaatcTCTTTGTGTAGTTATCGTGTGATACAATTTTgttatcatgagtcccgactagacggaggtctATGGAATAGCttgtcaaaccccatcgtctgtcatatgtcaaatttattcaactcgaatttttaatatcggcaaattttttcgctattaactctgccctaACCAAGATTTTCTAAAGTCGGTCTTATAAATTAGATAGAGCTAATGTTcatatctaccaagggagataaaTTTCATAAAGTGCACACCTCATTCGTACAATGAACTTATTGCAGCCAATATGTACCACAAGAACCCGAATGATTAGAGACTAAAtatatgtacagtcaaactataATAACCTCATTGTAAATAGCTGAGGTACCGTAAGTCAAAAGATCAGTCACACTACTGTAATattaagtcactgacgagtgagtagacattcAAGTGACTTCTCGCTTTGGTCACGCTCAGTATTCTTGTTCTCTAACAATCATCTGCATATTCGCTCTAGTGTCCCGACACTGttgactcgagactcgtctatctaaaaaggaaaatgacttatgcaccaatctcaccggatcaattaCCGTCCTCGTGATAATTCATCGATCGggaatatttagaaattaactaTCAATAACacatatctcaaattctcaactctttaGAATAcgtgtcatcatcttattaatttcttgaaCGATTCATGAACACATACacaacataaataaaaataagaatccaaatttatttataatattttaaatcaaatataaatttatctcttaaaaagaataaatatataGGCCTAGTTGGCTTTTAGGGCATGTATCTAACAGTTAAAGCATTTATTCTTTGTTAGAGGGGGCTTAGAAATTCAACCTAAGATTTAAGAGGTAGGAGTGCATTTATTGTTTTGGTTAGGAGTAGAtcgaaatataaatatatatattattgcttTGATATTTGACACAGTAATATGGATgatattcaaatatattaactcCTTCAATGAGCATCATATggagaatattaaaataaattaattcatTACAGGGATGTCAGCTGAATCAACATCTCCAAGATGTATTAAAAGTAGGATTTTACGGTGATCTAACAACAATTTCTGATTTCGTAGCATTTTACGGTGAGTTATAATTTAATTCTACTGTAAAATTACTTAGATTGTTTAAATCACAACAGAATTTTGTGCTTTATTTCTAggctaaaatacataaaactttCTTGTCAAAAaccgattttttactttccccctctgtcatttaaaaacttacacttcacctccttgtaaaataaaaaacattcacttcaccccctactATTACTAATCCGTTAGGCttctgtttataaaatattattatatatttttttatgccaaaaatgccctcagtCTTTTTTTCTGTGAATatgatgaggggcaaaatggtgagggacaaaatagtcattttatcatcacaattcACACCGtacctcctgtgaacatttttcgtTTTAtaaggggcaaagtgtagatttttaaatgataggaggtaaaataaaaaatctgattttgacagaaaaattttctgtaatttagccttatttcTATCAAAAAGATACTTGAATATTAATACACATCCAAATTTCATTATCTGTCCTATATTgaattttgttttccttttttgttttgtggAAAATGTTTATAGAAAATATTTGGTTATGCGAATCCAAACTCATTCCACGACAATATTAGTACATGCTAGTACCTACTTCAAATAGATGCTGCTTGTAGCACTATATATATCCATATCTATCGAAGCATTTGGTATAACAGAATGTCTTTTTGAGCTTCTATTGTAAttagaatctaaaataaaattctaaacttCAAAAGCAGTAATTCTAATCCCTAATACTTTTAATTCTACTTGCGAGAAAACTcttttttggcaaaaaaaaaaaaaaaaaaaaaaaaaaaaaaacactatagTATAGTCCTTCTAATAGCATTACCATTCAAAAAGTTCTTCATCGCGAAACACTAAACTCTACGGCATGGCTATATATACAAGCATTTGGAATATTTCTATTCATTAGTCCATAGATGACCTGGAACACTAAATTCATCGAATACTTCTAATAACTAGCAGAATGTTTACCGATCCTTGTGGAGCAAATGGTAAAGGACTTagtagttggtacccgaaatctcaagtttgaatcatagttgattcacattaattttcagctaagtttatttctaaatgaaataaataaagcggatagcgtgctatctatatctctcaataaaaataaaataaaaaaaaaaagctaaatgtTTAGTCCCTGAGTGTTACTCACTGTTGTTATCCAACACCACCCACACACCCTCATCATCCCCAGGGATCTAATGATATCTAGCACGCTTATCCAAGTACAAGAGCTACAGCATGCCCTGCACTCATTTGTGCGCAAGCAAAAGCTGTACCAATTCTTCTTTCTTTGGGTAAACTGCATGAGTAGTCCCTCTACCATCACTATGATGCACCTTGGTCTTTATCCTTTTCAGTTGAATACTTCTGTGTTCTTTAAACTTTCGTGTAGATCATTTGATCGTGCTTAAGAATGTGTTTACGAACAAGTTATCATGTAGTTGCTTAATATGCTATAGACTTTCAAGCCGTTTTTTTCTCGTAATAAGGTAAATCAATTCACAAGTGAAATACATTTTTCGTGAAATATGTTATTGAAAAAAATCATCAATGTTGGAATCTTACAACGAGTTAAGAGGAAAATTAGTAGCTacaatgatattaaaaaaaaaatcataatgcCTAAGTTGTCACCAAATAACTTGTTCGAGCATCAAATCAGGCCCTATGAAAAATTTCTTTATGTCACCAACGACTTTGCATTTAAACCATCGGCTTTAAGATATTGACAATTACCATTTGTAAGCAAATTACATTGCACCTCtgaaataatttaacttttacaAGGAAAATCACTTACTATGTGATTGTAGacatatatttcatacaattctcaACTTGTCCCTAGCGTaaatggcaaaggacttgatggttggtatccgagatcccaagttcgaatcctggttgattcacatttccggctaagtttatttttgaatgaaataagcgaagcgggtagcatgatgcctatctctcaaaaaaaaaaaaaaaaaaaaaaaaaaaaaaaaagtccttccCAACTTTAATAAGTCCATGAACTAAGTCACAAACATTCCAGTCTTCAatttctctcctttctttttGAAGGCTGACCACCTTTACTCCTCTAGCCTTTCAAAGAAGACTCAGCACTGTTCAACTGCAGAGACAGATATAATAAAGTCTCTCCATTATCACCTCTGTATACCTCCTCTttatcttctctctccctcatcctcTTGGCCCACACAAAGATTCCTTATGCTCCTTCTCCACCATGTagccttttcctctctctctctctctctctctctctctctctctctaggtacCAGCTTTAGTTggatatatcatatataggaGTAGGACCACCACCACCCTCTCTAGCCCACTTCTCCCTGTTCACCTTTTTCATTCAGATGGCTACCACTCTTCTAATTTAGTTGCTGTggctcctctctttctctctctctctctctcctaacaTGTAATAAAGGTATATATGCTCTTCTGGGTCACCATCTTTTAAGCTTTAATACCATCCTCAGATGCCATGTGCTCTGATGAATCTTCTTTTGCTGAGCCTTGTCCTCTAACTGTAggctttcattttcattttttttttctttaccaatattttcattttttataaaaaaataaaattaaattaaaaatagctGTTAATTTGATGCTTTATTGCTTTTATATGCTCAAATGGGTAACTCCGATATGCAATGCCATGCGTTTTAATATACTCTATAAATACTTGATATTCAGCTGTAATTCTTTATGGTCGAGCCTCTCCAATGGCGCAGCAGTCCTGCTTCTTCCCCCTGCGGTGGGAGAGCACGGGGGACCAGTGGTGGTACGCGTCGCCGATCGACTGGGCGGCGGCGAACGGCCACTACGAGCTGGTGCGCGAGCTCATCCTCCTCGACGCCAACCTCCTCATCAAGCTCACCTCGCTCCGCCGCATCCGCCGCCTCGAGACCGTCtgggacgacgacgacggcggcgcgCGCTTCGCCGGCGTCGCCAAATGCCGCGCGGCCGTCGCGCGCAGCCTCTTCCACGAATGCGAGGGCAAGAGCCAGAAGAATTCCCTGATCAGGGCAGGCTACGGCGGGTGGCTCCTCTACACCGCGGCTTCGGCCGGGGACGTCGGGTTCGCCCGCCGGCTGCTCGACAAAAATCCCCTGCTGGTTTTCGGGGAAGGGGAGTACGGCATTACCGATATATTCTACGCGGCCGCGAGGGGGAAGAATTCCGAACTTTTCAGGCTCCTGCTCGAATTCGCCGTCTCGCCGCGGTGCTCGACGGCGGACGACGGATCGGGCGGCAGCGCCGGTGATTCGGATTTCAGGCGGGAGGTGGTGAACAGGGCAGCGCACGCGGCGGCTAGAGGGGGAAGTCTGGAGGTGCTGAGAGAGCTACTTGAGAAATGTCCGGACGTCTTGGAGTTCAGGGATGTTCAGGGATGTACCGTCTTGCATGCCGCCTCCGGCTGCGGCCAGACTGAGGTGAGATGGCATATTACGATTGTTGTTTTTCATGATACAGAAGCATCGCCTCTGAACTCACAATAGACATGGTGAATTTTAGATGTCTTAGTTTCTTATTAAAGTACATAATTTGTGTGAAATATGACTTCTTATTAGATGCAATGTGTTCTCTGCcaacttaaacttttagagaataatttttatttcacatTATTTAACATAGTATCAGAACATAAAGTTCTGAATTCGAGTCACGCTAGACTGCTAGCAATATTAATTTcttcctatttaattcaagtccacatcACGGACCTAGCGAAAGATCACCGTTCTCTACCcacttaaacttttagagaataacggttgtttcgtattatttaacacACGGTCGCTTTGTTCCTTCTAAACTCTCATGATCTACTAGTTCTACTGAATCTAAAGGAACTAGCAAGTTGGTTTACTTTTAGGTCTCATTATATTGATCACTTGTTCTTGACCTTTTAAATGACCAAATCATAATTAAATGTCATGTAGAAGGAGCATAAAAAGCTCCAGGATTCAGATTTACAGATCGGATATTTGATGGTAGTAATTACTTGGAAGTCCGATATTATAATACAACTCTATTTAAAGAACATGTGCGGCCACCTTCATGCTCAGTAACTGCATAGAGATATACAGGATCGAACATACAATGTCCTATAACTATTGTTTCCGATTCAAACATACTGTGCAGGTTGTCAAGTATCTAGTGGCTTCTTTTGACATGATAAACGCTAGAGACAATCAGGGCAACACAGCGCTACATGTAGCATCCTTTCGCGGACACTTATCAGTTGTCGAGGCCTTAATTGCGGCGTCTCCCTCATTGTTACTGTTGAAAAATGATGCCGGGGATACTTTTCTTCATATGGCAGCGGCCGGCTTTAGAACCCCTGGGTTTCGGAGGCTCGACCGCCAAATGGAACTCATGAAGCAACTCATCTGTGGAAAATTTATCGATTTAAACGAAATTATCAATATCAAGAATCACGAGGGGAGGACCATCTTTCACGTGGCTGTGATTGATAATTTACACCCGAACCTCGTCGAACTCTTAATGAGCATCCGATCGATTGACCTCAATGTTCGCGATAATGATGGAATGACCCCATTAGATCTGCTTAGACAACACCCTCGGTCGGCATCATCTGAGATACTGATCAAGCAGTTGATCTCTGCGGGCGGAATCTCAAATTTCAGGAACCAAATTGCGAAATCGGCCATCGCTTCGCAACTAAGGATGCAAGGAAGTGGGAACAGTCCTGGTACTTCTTTTAAGATTTCAGATGCAGAGATTATTTTCTACACGGGTATAGTCGAGAAAATGGAAACAAGTGGAAGGCCTAGTTCGTGCTCAAGTACTACTAACAAGAGTGAACTTGCCCATCTTAGCACAAATGGCGAAGGACATAAGATTTTGGAAAAAGGTGAGAATTCGGTAAATAAAGCAGCGAATCGACTGAAGATTCTGCTAAGGTGGCCTCATCGAAAGGAAACGAAAATTGGGGCGCCAAAAAAACCGGGAGATAATGACTCGTTGGATTCATTGAAGAGATTTAGCCAAAGTGTGGATAATAACACCCCTACTCCCTTACGACAGCGTTTCTCGAAGCCAACTTCACTTCTCAACAATAAAAGAACTCTCGCAGTTCGAAATTCAATGCTAAGTAGTCCGTCCACGAAAAAGAAGTACACTGCGGGACTAATGCACGGTGTGATTCAAGCCATGCCCCATCTGGCTAACACTCCGCGAGCATCATCTAACTCTTTCTCGAGGGCGTCGATGTCTTCTCCACCCTCAGTTAAGAGTAAAGGCATTTGCTTGGATAGTGAAACAACTGGCGACGTCGCCTCTTGTTCGAATTCGGCAGTAAATAGTAATAACATGATGGATAACTCAATGAATAAATCTGGTTTTACGAATAGCGGAGTCAAGAAACACTACTTATGTTTTGGGTCACGAGGATTAGCCGTCGAGGAGGGTTCATCTACTGGGCAACGAATCATTCAGACGTTCAAGCGGTCGCTTCTCTCAGTGGCCTAATACACCAACTTGTGAAGGAACCAGACATTGAATTATCGTGCGTAGTTAACATGGTCAATAGTCTACTTAGGTAGACCTTATCTGGGTATGTCATTATTAGCGTCGTATGTTAATTTTCCGAGTGTTTGTTGGAGGTTTGCGTGTAGGTTGTGTGTATGATGTAAATGTGctaatacaaaaaaaaggttGCGGATTCTGTTTCTAGGCTTTTCTAGCTGATAACTGTTCTTCTGAAATTCTACCTTGTACTTGGTGTAATTTGTATGGAAGAGCATCTTGTAGTTTGTTATGTTTGTCACCACATGTTTTGCAgatataaaaattgtaataatattgtaagTTTCCTTCCAATTGGGGAAGTACTAAGGTGGAAAGGAAAAGCGAAAATTGGAGCATTTAGCCATTTGGCTTCATGAAACTAACAATTGTTAAGCAGAATCTTCGACGAAATTTGAAAGCCTTCATAGGGTTTGAATTGTGATCTGCAATCATACCAGAAAGGCGACAAAAACGGTGAGGGAAACAAACCCTTCAATCCAAAATCTGCCATTTGTGCATTAGCACAGAAAACAGAAGTGTCCCTTATGACCGTAGATTACTTCACTTTGACGTGGGCGCGCATGCACAAAAGAAGAACAAGGACATGAAGACGATGAAAGGAAAACAAAACTCAATACGCCAGCCAATACGCCAGCCAATAAGGTACCTTTCTCTATTGATCTTTCTCATTTAAAAGCTCCACACTCATTACAAGGGAAAAAAaggaacccaaaaaaaaaaaaactacaccaAAAGTCGCCTTTGACAGTATCCTATACAAATAGACAGATGGAGaccccaataaaaaaaaaggagagaactACCTCCAGTTTAACTTCAAGCTCTTTCTCGGAAAGACATACACAAAACTATTCCTCCCTGCTCACTTGCTATCACTAAAATCCGCATCGATCACATCACCATTGCCAGTCCCCTTGCTTGCGGAACCAGCATCGGCCCCAGGGGCGGGACCTGTACCAGCCCCGGGTGTGGCTCCACCGGGCTGGTTGTAGAGGGACTGGCCAAGCTGCATCACCTCCTGGTTGAGGGCAGCAATGGCGTCCTTTATGGCCTGGGTTGATCCACCCGCGACAACGTCCTTGAGCTCCCTGAGCTTtgcctccaccttctccttcacTGCGGCGGGGACCTTCTCCCCGAGCTCCTTCAATTGCTTCTCCGTCTGGTAGATCAGAGACTCCGCCTGGTTCTTGGTGTCGATGGCCTCTCGCTTCTCCTTGTCCTCCTTGGCGTACTTCTCCGCTTCCTTCACCATTCTCTCCACCTGGACATTATTCCCAAATTAGATTACATGTTATTGTTATTTAACAGTGCAAGAAAAGGATGCagacaataaaataaattcactGTTAGTGATCCTGCTAAGTGAATGAATCTATTGAATACCAGTGTAAATAGGGGGGacaaatgtgtgtgtgtgtgtgtgtgtgtgtgtgtgtgtgtgtgtgtgtattggATAAATAACTAGCTACTTCAATAATCCAAGAAAACTATAAAAGCATGGGAACTAGAATACTTTCTAAAACTACTTGCTACAGCAcaagcagaaaagaaaaaaagaaagagaactaGGACTACatttaaaatctaaacaaatTTAAAGCAGTAACCAACCAACAACCCAAAATGGTATTCCCCGATGGTTTGGACTACAATCGCAAGATAAAGGACAACCGTCTTCCTAATAGCATACCGTGCACATAATACAGCCTAACGGAAAATGCTacacaattaaaattattttccaaattCTCAAACAAATATTGGTCCTAGGCACCTCCACACCTACTGAATTATATCTACGAAAGAACGAGGACATGCTGCATAACTTATTTAAATGAAGATAGCTTTCAAGTAATAATTCGGGTGACAAACCTCATCACTGGGCAAGGTGCTGGCCCCTGTAATTGTAATGTCCTGCTTCTTTCCTGTTCCCTTGTCGATAGCTGTAACAGAGAGTATTCCATTGGCATCAATATCAAATTTAACTTCAATCTGAGGGACACCACGTGGGGCAGGAGGAATGCCATCAAGTCGGAAGCTTCCGAGTGATTTGTTGTCCTTCACAAACTCTCTCTCGCCCTGAAGAACATTGATCTCGACACTTGTCTGCCCGTCAGCTGCAGTGGAGAAGACCTCCGATTTGGAAGTGGGCAGTGTCGTATTCCTCGGGATAATCTTCGTCATCACTCCACCCAATGTCTCAAGACCAAGAGATAGTGGAGTGACATCAAGAAGAACAATGTCGCTCACCTCGCCACCCAAGACTCCAGCCTGGTATCAGAAAATAAACAATCAGTAAAGACCCACTGAAGAACAGAAAGGTAACAACTGAATAAATACATCCTCGCAGAACAAAATAACAGTGAGATCATCAATGCAGAtgcttaattataattatagctAACTTAATATCCTGATTCAGCAGAGATCCAGTAAGACACTCATATTGTTATGTGGTACATAATATGGAGTCTTGAGCTTCGAATAGCATTCCAAATGCCAATATCTTACAGACGGAGATAGCTTTTTGATTTTCATATTACCGCTGCCACCTCGCTGtcactctctcttttttctgaaTGAGAGACAGGGTCTatcaaaaatagtaatttccTCATGCCATATTTGCTACGACCAGAACATGTTAGAAATTCTATGTTTTAAGGGAACAATTAGCTTTGTGCCCCTCCTGTCATCAAACTTCAATGAATGACTCTATTTGGAAAAGTAGAATATACAGCTATCACTCGATTAGACAGCTTTCAGTTTGTTTCCATTTTCTATCCCATCTATCCGCAAACAAAAAGTATGAGCACAAATGTTTCATTAACTAACCTGAACTGCCGCACCAAGAGCGACAACCTCATCAGGATTGACAGTAACATTGGGTTCCTTTCCGGTCATCTTCCTCACAAGTTCCTGGACTGCTGGCATGCGAGTTGATCCACCCACGAGAATTACCTCATCTATATCCTTGAATGACAGCTTTGCATCTTTTAAGGCATTCTCCACAGGAGTTTTAAGCCTATTGGAGATTGAAAAGCCAATATAAGACCGAATTATCTAAATAGAATGTCTGGTTATGAAACACATGGAGATTTAGTTGGCAAAgacaaataaataacaaaatataacaatataagTTATCAAGTTTAAGCAAAAACCAAGCTTCGATCAGATATTTAGGGCCTCTTTAATTCCCAGACAAGTCATCAGAGGATAACTTTATGCAACAcgtagattttatttttacgtTGATACTTGATTTAACCATAATCAACATTTTTCTGATAACGAGTTCCACCTACAAGGTTCCTTGTTCTATTCATGAAAGAAGACTTTAAGAGGCCATGCGCTATGCATTGTATCCACTTTTTCTTCAAGCACCCCATGAACCAATTATGAAATGCCcctttagtaaataaaatagataacgAAACAGATAAGCAGACAAGATGTTCATACacccaaacaagcccttaagaAATATAGTAGTATATACACTCATATATGCAAATGATTAATCGAACATAAACAAATACAGTTATATGCTAATACCAACCAAGAACTAAACCaatattaggagcacagcattTTTTGTGCTTCTAACTTCGTAACCATCCATTAATTTTGATAGGTGGTTAGGATCAGAGAGAGgagaaattagagagaaattcaaagaagaaaaattgggAAACCCAATTTCTCCCCAATTTCTCCTCTCTCACCCTAACTACCCATCAAAactgatggatggttaggaagctaggagcacaagggctgctgtgctcctaatggCACATTAACCCTACTATATGGTTAGGAAGCTAGGAGCACAagagctgctgtgctcctaatggCACATtaaccctactatatatatatatagttgagctagaatactatcgatagcaaatcggctcttttgccacccatttgttttcgatgatgaagcctccaaattgatgatcggcaccgttgaactaGAATAgcatagttgagctagaatactatctataccatttgaagtattcagaaatcaaatttcatacattttcgatattgttctcttatccatcgagtggacacaaaatgaatggctgaaaatgaatattctcaaaaaaataatgataggagccttgtaatcaagatcaaaaatatagatcttgttttaaatagtttaaagaattttctaacaaaaattcaattgatttggatatctttacaccgttaaaggagaaaacacctcatatcgatcattaaaattacaaattttgaaaccctttgatcattaagcaaatgatgtcgaaaagatttgaaatttgatttctaaacacttcaagtgatatagatcatgttcaacggtgccgatcgtcgatttggaggctccatcatcgaaaacaaatgggtggcaaaagagctcgtttgctattgatagtattctagctcaactatatatatatatatatatatatatNatatatatataaaattaaacaagcttatactacttttttttttttggcatacaATGGTGTAACCAAAGATTAGTGCACACCTGTCAAAAAGGTCTGAGCATAATTCTTCAAACTTAGCCCTAGTGAGAGTTGTTTCAATATGTTTGGGACCATCAGCCGTTGCAGTGATGAAAGGTAAGCTgcaaaagacaaaaaagaatgggtaaaaaaagggcaaaagataaaaagtaaacagaaaatattaaacaaatttaCACCAATGGAGATCTAGATACTAACCTGATATTTGTCTGAGTCAAAGTTGACAATTCCATTTTGGCCTTCTCTGCTGTCTCAGTGAGTCGCTGTAGAGCTTGTTTATCTTTCAGAAGGTCAATGCCCTCATCTCTCTTAAAATTGGAGGCAAGCCAGTCTACAATTCTCTGCTCAAGATTACGATACAAAATTGCAAGTTACATCCTGAAAAGGCAGGCCATTGACGCTTTGGCTTGTTCAAAGAATGTCGTACAACATTGGTTTAACAATTCTACTAC
This DNA window, taken from Ananas comosus cultivar F153 linkage group 21, ASM154086v1, whole genome shotgun sequence, encodes the following:
- the LOC109726874 gene encoding stromal 70 kDa heat shock-related protein, chloroplastic-like, giving the protein MATSTAFLGSSVAGAAALHSSKNPSRHSRISSSSSLFFGSRRRRSGAPDGASLRLRSAAGRGRGPLRVVCEKVVGIDLGTTNSAVAAMEGGKPTIVTNAEGQRTTPSVVAYTKNGDRLVGQIAKRQAVVNPENTFFSVKRFIGRKMSEVDEEAKQVSYKVVKDENGNVKLECPAIGKQFAAEEISAQVLRKLVDDASKFLNDKVTKAVVTVPAYFNDSQRTATKDAGRIAGLEVLRIINEPTAASLAYGFEKKNNETILVFDLGGGTFDVSVLEVGDGVFEVLSTSGDTHLGGDDFDKRIVDWLASNFKRDEGIDLLKDKQALQRLTETAEKAKMELSTLTQTNISLPFITATADGPKHIETTLTRAKFEELCSDLFDRLKTPVENALKDAKLSFKDIDEVILVGGSTRMPAVQELVRKMTGKEPNVTVNPDEVVALGAAVQAGVLGGEVSDIVLLDVTPLSLGLETLGGVMTKIIPRNTTLPTSKSEVFSTAADGQTSVEINVLQGEREFVKDNKSLGSFRLDGIPPAPRGVPQIEVKFDIDANGILSVTAIDKGTGKKQDITITGASTLPSDEVERMVKEAEKYAKEDKEKREAIDTKNQAESLIYQTEKQLKELGEKVPAAVKEKVEAKLRELKDVVAGGSTQAIKDAIAALNQEVMQLGQSLYNQPGGATPGAGTGPAPGADAGSASKGTGNGDVIDADFSDSK
- the LOC109726875 gene encoding E3 ubiquitin-protein ligase MIB2-like, translated to MAQQSCFFPLRWESTGDQWWYASPIDWAAANGHYELVRELILLDANLLIKLTSLRRIRRLETVWDDDDGGARFAGVAKCRAAVARSLFHECEGKSQKNSLIRAGYGGWLLYTAASAGDVGFARRLLDKNPLLVFGEGEYGITDIFYAAARGKNSELFRLLLEFAVSPRCSTADDGSGGSAGDSDFRREVVNRAAHAAARGGSLEVLRELLEKCPDVLEFRDVQGCTVLHAASGCGQTEVVKYLVASFDMINARDNQGNTALHVASFRGHLSVVEALIAASPSLLLLKNDAGDTFLHMAAAGFRTPGFRRLDRQMELMKQLICGKFIDLNEIINIKNHEGRTIFHVAVIDNLHPNLVELLMSIRSIDLNVRDNDGMTPLDLLRQHPRSASSEILIKQLISAGGISNFRNQIAKSAIASQLRMQGSGNSPGTSFKISDAEIIFYTGIVEKMETSGRPSSCSSTTNKSELAHLSTNGEGHKILEKGENSVNKAANRLKILLRWPHRKETKIGAPKKPGDNDSLDSLKRFSQSVDNNTPTPLRQRFSKPTSLLNNKRTLAVRNSMLSSPSTKKKYTAGLMHGVIQAMPHLANTPRASSNSFSRASMSSPPSVKSKGICLDSETTGDVASCSNSAVNSNNMMDNSMNKSGFTNSGVKKHYLCFGSRGLAVEEGSSTGQRIIQTFKRSLLSVA